TGCTGCAGTGTAGCTTCACTGGAGGGAGCGAAAGATGTTTCGCTATTTCACTACAACATGACGAAAAACCACCAAATTGTTAGAAAAAGACGGAACATGGGTACATAAGAAAGCATTCAGGACAGAGACAAAAAGCACACAAGCAATTTAGTAGCCTCTAACTCCGTATAATATGCCAATTTTAAAATTTACTAACTGAATTCAAGCAGAATCGAATGCTCTTCATAGTTTCTACCAACGGTTAGTAGAAATTACGATCAATCTATCCACAGAGGAGATGGCACTTCGGTAGTCAACTTTACAGATCACCTAGAATCGGTTTGTAGATAAGTATGTGTCTGTTCAAGTAACAAAACAGCTTTACTACGAGACGCCTGTTAAAAATAATTGCTTCATCTGGAACTGGAATGCACGAGTATATGCCACTGCCCAAGTAGTTCTCCAAGGACATGCGTCAtttgaatttttggtttttgagttGCCTCTCTTCATGAAACGGATGTGTGGCACCACGGTGTAGGGTGTGACATGGAAGTGTGGCTTCATCACCATCCAAAAATACTGTGGTGAAGCCATGTGCCATATTTTTCCAGACACGGTTACTGATAGTTTTGCAAGGGCATCATGGTGTTGTTTGTTATACAATTAACTTGTTTGAATCTGTCTCAACCGAGTAAATGATTTATGTCCCAAGTCAGATTCATCATGTATTCAGAAGTAGGAATCAATTAACATTTTATCTAATTCATAACTGAAGACATTCCATAAAATGATTCTAAGTTAACTAATCTGAGAATGACTTGGGTAATCTAACCGAATTGCTCTCGTGTTGGTCTAAAAAAAAGGCAAACTTAAGAGTCATACAGACTCAGCATACATCCAATATATATGGAGTCTGAATCCAGAACCTTGGATCGTGAACATATATCTTATGCACCCCATCTAGACCCAAGGCAGGCATTTTTCATCTTACAGAACTCTCACAACATAGAAAATTAAACAATTTGTATACagataagagcatctccaatgggacTCTTCTAAATTCCTATATTTTAGGCCACCTAGGATTTATATACTTTTTGGAGAAAAAACTTCTCCAACGGGAATGTGAAGTAGAATGTTAGGATGATGTGGATGGTTAGTTATTAAGACATCCTCTACTTCATCCTCTGGTTTTAGAGGTTCTTGTAGAGGATGTGCTAAATCTAGCCAAACTTTTCAACCAATCAAATTAATGTTAAATTAACTGAAAATAAGATTTATATAAAGTAAAAAATATTTCAGCCAATCAGATTAATACAAATAGATTCTAATTCTAATCTAAACACCTGCCGGTTGGAGATGACCTCCCTCAAATTCCTATAATGTAGAGAATTTTAGATTTCACATTTTATAAGGATGTCTTCCTACACTAACCACGTAGGGAACACACCACaacccattggagatgctctaagtagACATACAGAGCCAACTAGGCGCTAACAACTATGCACAACAGAAGACCAACATGACCTATAATATGCAGTGTATCATCAAATGAACTTCATATTCAAAAATCATCAAGCAACGCCGAGTCAACATAAGATAAAAAAGGAGAAGTATCTTCTGGTTTCAATGTGCCACACATCAaagaatcaccatctaagaaataatggATACATATGACGCATGTAAAACAGCTAAAGGAATTTCATAGAAGGGTGTCATGGAACAGCTAAACCAGCATCAGTAACTTACTAGAGGcattttgttgaatattcatTAGAGAAGTAGAGGCAACACTACCATAAATGCAACTCAACAAACAAAATCTAAAAGACCAAAGTAGAGCACGTTCAAAACTTCAAATACAAAATGGTTTACTTTACCACCCAATCGCACAAACGTGATCTCCAGTTCGTCCAACAGACATACACTCTCGTCTACATCACAGGAACCAATTTCCTATGTTCTAACAGACAACTTGAAACACCTCTCGCTTGTTACCAGTACACCACTAATATTTAGCAATTCCTAATCTACGCGTATCATAACCTACAGAACTGTTCTGTGTATAAACAAACCTGATTATTGGCATCTCTGTAAGAACTTAGATCGAACGTGAGGTTAGTATGTAGGAAGCAACCTCTGTAACACCATCCATCCCACAGCGTGAGGTAATAAGATGCAGGTTGTGAAACCAATTTTAAATTGATGATCTTCAAATTCAAACACGGGATTCCTAAACTAATAAAGCAGTGAGGATACAAGTAAGACATGCGCGCAAGGATTAGAGCACACAAGTACAAATTACTGCCGGGTGGCTGGCCAAGGTCAAGGAACGTTTCTCTTCTTTAGTTATTTTTTTTAGCATATTTCTAAACTCCATTCACAAGACTTATGCCACCAGTTGTAGCTCAAACTCAAAATTAAACAATTTATGTAGATGAATGCTTGAATTATACATATCATCTactggcaaaaaaaaaaagttcaagtgACAATAGCAACTAACAAATAATAAGGGTCAGTCGATCAATAGTTCATGAATCATGATaatgcaaaaaaagaaaagaagcacATACGTGTTCTTGATGGTCAAGACTTCCTCCTTCTGCCTTCCCTTAATCCATTCAGTAGCTGAGATTACAAAATCATAAACAGGTATAAtcagtaaaaccaaatttaatcgCTGAGGCTTTATGTTTTTTCTAACTTTTGCAGAATAAACAACAGATAACATAATGGCTAATGCCCAGCATAGCAAAGCATTATATCACTTTCCTGAATCACATCCGAAATATAAACATAGATCATTATTAATCCAAACCAAAGAATCGCAGCATGCAATTTGATCATCCCATAACCAAAGATTGCTAAGGTAATTCATACCTAAATTAGACATAAAAACATTCATAATAGGATTCAAATGCTAAGATTAATAATCTAGACTAACAAATTAAATCAACTTCAGGGTCGGATAGATAGCAAGCACGACGTCAAGAACCAAACGTGAACAACAAATCTGAAACAAGTAATCAATCATCTTAgaaaaagcaaacacaaaaatcatacaaatcaaaatcaaattcactGAAAACCATATAAAAGATGAGATATTACATACCTACAGATGAAGAAGCGATAGCAGAACCACAACCAAAAGTTTTGAAACAAGCATCAGTGATTTGACCAGTTTTCTCATCAACTTTAATCTGTAATTTCATGACATCACCACAAGCAGGAGCACCGACTAGCCCGGTACCAACTGAAGgatcatttttatcaaaagatcCAACATTCCGTGGGTTATTATAATGATCCACAACTCTTTCATGGTATAATCTTACCAACACACCTTGTGCTCCGGTTTGGGGGGTTCTTTGCACTAACCCCAAAAATCTATGACAACCATACCTCAacatcttttctttctttctttttcttcttcttcttcttctccttctctgtgtGAGTTTTTTCTGTAGATATTTTGTGAAAATAAGATTGGGGAAATTATTTAGGGTTCCACTTAGTAGAGGTTTAATATCCCCGTTTTTAGGCGGTTTATGATAACAAATTCCATTTTGTTCACCCACGTTGTCATCAGTGGACTTAAGGGACCGCAAAACTGTGCACTTAACGTACGTGTCGATTTTGTGCCCAGAAATAATGTACACCCAAATTTTAAGTGGGTGCATACCGTTTGAATGAATTGTTGTTATTCGGGGTTGCACAAACGCGGACACTACAAAATTCTCGAAAAATTAGGACGCggacacgtatatacatattttatttatattatttttattatatatataaaattatctAGAATATAAAAtaaagcttggctaagttaggctagataaagggCGACCGAGACTtgtctaggagggataaatctacggtcgtggttttttcaactaaccattataaattttattaattagtgtcttattaattgctcatgatgaatgattaattaatttttcatgataaatgtttatttaatgaatctaataaatacatatttttattaataaataagtttattaaaatatatatatatatactgatcggtaaagaatttggtgttggcGAGTTTCGAAGAACTCAGTTAGCTGGTATCAACACCCAATGAATTTACCATTGTACTACGGTGATCcctattaaaaattatattaacaatttttaatggtggtagtgaaagaagcagtgggtggtggaaacagtagcgggtatttgtgagtggtggtggtggtaaaattACTGGTGGTGGACAAAATAGTGGGTGTGGCTGGTTTTTACgtacggtggtggatgttagtAAATAGTAGTGGAcagttttgtgtctttacaaaatgaAACAATTGGTAGGACAAAACGCAAATATTTTGAGaaggatactaaatcatataagacaatatgatcatgaccgctggATTACCCAAATAGGATCCCAACTATTTATAGTACCTGATCGAATAAATCACgatttttagtattaaaataaagttgattacatttccagaatactaaacaaagtttggacaagttaggctagataaaaaacgatcaaatttatacttgcagaacataaatctacctccataaatgatcacgtttaattaaaatttaataataaatgttcaactgatatttcataataaatgtttctttaattaatcaaaataatatatttttgttgatacataataaatttatttgatattaaccaaATCAGTAAGCATTAATGATGGGGtggaagtagtggtagtagggtgagaaaaggtgtcctaagataggtaactTAAGCGGTAATGGTGGTTTTgatggtggggataatggtggtgggtattggtgagactggtggagtggtgacgataatgtggtggtggaataaGTAGTGGTggtagggtgagaaaaggtgtcctaagataTGTAAATTATTTAGGACAGGTTCTATATAAGGTACTTCTATATAAATTAAAACTTGTTTTTAACAAAAGTATTACTCCAGGACAGGTTCTTTTAAGAAGTTAGTTGGCACACGAGACACAAGTTGTGTGCCAACCCCTCTCTGAAGAGCAACCCCTACTCTATGGAAAAGAAAATTTCCAACACTAACATTAGCATCATGACTAGCTGAGAAAGTACGCAATCTCTTAAGAAAATCGATAGTCTCATCACCCAGTCCACCCAAAGTGGTGAAAGATAAGGTGCCAAAACCGAAACCCTGAGCATTACATTTTTCCAAATACTTCTTACGCTTGAGGGAAACAGCTTTGTCAATGTCCTGACCAGGCACAAAGGAACGAACACCATTTCCTGTGAAGGGGGAAACAACAGTGACATCCAGGCACACATCACGACTATTGTCCCAGTTATAAAACATTATGTCCGACGGAAGAAGACCAGAGCCATTGTTAGAGATAAGTCTGAAATCAACCTCTTTCCTTGCCGGAACTCCCAACCGATAACATATATCCGCAATAATGTCACGAAGGAGGTCATGTCTTAATTTCAAGTCCAGATCATTTTTGCAGTGCAAGGC
This genomic stretch from Papaver somniferum cultivar HN1 chromosome 5, ASM357369v1, whole genome shotgun sequence harbors:
- the LOC113282425 gene encoding iron-sulfur cluster assembly protein 1-like; translation: MLRYGCHRFLGLVQRTPQTGAQGVLVRLYHERVVDHYNNPRNVGSFDKNDPSVGTGLVGAPACGDVMKLQIKVDEKTGQITDACFKTFGCGSAIASSSVATEWIKGRQKEEVLTIKNTEIAKHLSLPPVKLHCSMLAEDAIKAAVKDYEAKRVKAGTSGKAKEDEAAHA